The window GTTCTCCTCATCGCTCGCTGGAGAGACGAGCGTCGGCGGCCAACGGGCGCGGGCGTGGGTTTCTGCGGCCGGACGAGGTTCCGATGGATTGGCTGGAGCCCCTGGCACGCGGCGCGGCCAAGGTGCATCAGGCGATCGACGCCTGCTGGAACGACATGCCCCGGACTGGGCCGCAGGTTACGCCGCGGATTGGCTACGGCCATGGCACGCTGCGCGGCTGCAGCTGGGACGGTGAAAAGGTCAGGGTCGGCCGGGCGGTCGGTACTGCTGGGCTGGGTGCCTGGGCCGACGACCTTGGCGACGGGACTGTTCCCGCGATCAGCGGTCTGCCGGTGGAGATGGAGCGGCACTCGCCGCAGGACCTGCGGGTTGCGTTCCGCCACGGCGCGATCGTCGATCTCGACGAGGTGGTGCCGTGGGTGGAGTCGTTCGAGCGCCGACCGGCGGATCTGCAGTATTACCGGAAACCGGACGAGCGGCCGGTCGCGCTATGCCTGGAGCTCGACGAGTTGGCACTCGCCGGCCGGGCCCTCAGCGTCGCTGCGACGGTCCGGGGCGTGGACGCGGACCTGTCGTCGACCGCCATGTGGGTGACGCTGCGACCAGAGGCCAAGCAGGGATCGTCGGCCGACGTGCGGCTAGCCTGGGACGGCAGCGGCCGCGCCTTCCACGGCGAGCTAGCCACCGCTCTTCCGGGAGTGTATCGGCTTCAGGTCGATGCCCGTGAGGTGCCGCAGGCGGGTTGGCTGCGCGCGGCGGAGGTGGTGGAGGTGCTCGACAATGTCGACCTCGATTAACTGGCCCGCTTGGCCCCGCACCAACCCAGCCCAGCTGGCACGCTACGTCGTCCCCGACGTCGTCGGCCGCCATGCGCGAGTCCCGCAACGCTCCGGCGAGGCGCCGCTGGCTTTGCTCCGGGAGACCTGGCGCGAGCTGGCTGACCGGAACATCGGCTACGCCTACGAACCCGACGCCCCGCAGGCCGTGGACGACGAGCAGCCGACGGCGGCGCGGGTCGACGTCCAGGTCATCCGGCCACCGGGTGAAGTGCTGGTCGCGCCTGGCAGCGGGACCTGCCTGGACGTGGCGCTGCTGCTCGCCGCAGCCTGCCTGACCGCGGGCCTGCCCGCCGCCGTCGTGCTGCTCACCTCCGTCCGCCGGGCCGGCGGGGCAGGGCATGCGGTCGTCGCGGTAGCCATCGACGGCGCCTGGCCGGACGGCACGCCGACAAGTGGTGTGTGGGAGACAGCACCGACTGGCTTCGCCGACCAGGTTGCACACAGTCTCGACGGGCCGCCGAGGCCTCTGGTCGTGCTCGACCCGGTCGGGTTAACGCGCTCCCTGGGCAGCTCGCCGATCCTCGGTACCGCCGCGACCCTTGAGGAGGCCGGGGTTGCCGGGGCCCGCTATCTGACCGGCGGTGACTGGGCGTGGCAGGCCGGGATACCTGTGGCCCGTCGCGACGACGCCTATCGCCCGGCGGCGCTACCCGACGTGCTTCCGCTGCGGGGGATCTACCGGGAGCCGGGCACGGCCGAGTCGCCGCTGCGGTTGCTACGCGCCGAATATCAGGTCACCCCGTTCCAGTCCCGCGACGAACTGACCGTCCTGGCCGACTACTGCGATCAGGTCGCCGCCGGTGACCGGCTCGGCTTCGCGGTGCTCCACGGCGTCGGCGGCGCCGGGAAGACCCGGCTCGCTCTCGAGCTCGCCGCCCGGCTGCGCGCCGACGGCTGGTACGCCGGCCCGCTCCTCGACGACCTGCACGACCCAGCGTCGACGAGCTGGCTGGCGACCGTGACCGCCCCGCTGGCGGTCGTCGTCGACTACGCCGACGCCCGGACCACCGAAACCAATGCCCTGCTCCAAACACTCGCCGCCCGGCAAGGACCGCCCACCGTCGTCATCCTGACCGCCCGCTCTACTGACGGCGGCTGGCTGCAAAAGATCCTCGGCGCCCAGACCGCCAGCGCCACCCCCTTCCGCATCGAGGAGTTTGAGCTTCCCGACACCCATCCGCGGCCGGGGGACGTCTATGAGCGCACCGCCGCCGCCATGCGCGCCACCGACCCAGCATCACCAGCGAGCCCGATACCGCCGCTGCGGCGCCCGTCGCCGGGCCGGCGATGGACCACCCTCGACCTGGTCCTGCTCGGCTGGGCCGCCGCCCAAGGCACCGGACCGCTGCCGACCAGCCACGACGACCTCTACAACGAGATCCTCGACCACGAACGGCGCTACTGGACCCGCGCCTACACCCGCATCAACCGCGAGCGCGAACCCGAGCCGGACATCCTCGACCACGCCGCGGCCTGCCTGACCCTGCTGACCCCGCCCCCCGCTGGCGCGGCCAGCACTCTGCGCGCCGTACCGGAACTAGACGAGGACAGCCGTGAGCGCCGCGACGTTGCCCGCGCGCTGACGACCTGCTTCGACCCCGGCCCCCACCAGAAGTTGTCGCTACGCCCCGACCCCATAGGCGACCACCACCTCCTCATCGTCCTACGCAAACACCCCGCCCTACTCACCCGCGCGCTACCCCCACCAGCCGACAGGACAGGACAGGCCGACGCCGAGCAGCAGGCCGACCTGCAGCGGCTGCTCGACGCGCTCGTCGTGCTCACTCGCGCCGGCCAGAACGACCCCGACGCCGCCGCAGCCCACATCGAGACCTTGCTCCGCGACGGGCCGGACCGCTGGCCGGTCGTCCTCGCCGCCGCCACCTCCCTCGGGGGCCCCAGCCGCACAGCCCTCGAACGCCTCACCGTCGCGGACGATACCCCGCTGGACCTCGACGCCCTTTCCGCCAACATCCCGCTGCAGCCCCTTGGGCTCTGGCAACTCGGTCAGCTCGTCGACGACCGCAGGCTGGCCGAAACCCCACCCGACGACCCCCAGCGGCGCGCCGATCTCCTCCTCCTGGTGAGTCACCGCCGCGTCCTCGCCGGCGACCGGCTGGGAGCGCTGGCTGCGATCGACGAGGGCGTCGCCGCGTACCGCCAGCTCGCCGACGTCAACCCCTCCGTCTACCTCCCCGACCTCGCCGGCTCCCTGAACAACCAGGCGGCCCGGCGGGCGGATGTTGGTGACCTGGCGGGGGCACTGGTCGTGATCGACGAGGCTGTCACGCTCCGCCGCCAGCTCGCCGAGGCCAACCCCGCCGCCTACCTCCCCGACCTCGCCGGCTCCCTGAACAACCAGGGGGTTTGGCGGGCGGATGTTGGTGACCTGGCGGGGGCACTGGTCGTGATCGACGAGGCTGTCACGCTCCGCCGCCAGCTCGCCGAGGCCAACCCCGCCGCCTACCTTCCCGACCTCGCGACGTCTCTGAACAACCAGTCGAACCGACGGGCGGCGGTTGGGGACCCTGCGGGGGCACTGGCTGCGATCGACGAGGCTGTCGTCGCGTACCGCCAGCTCGGCAACGTCAACCCCTCCGTCTACCTCCCCGGCCTCGCCACTGCCCTGAACAACCAGTCGAACCGGCGGGCGAATGTCGGAAACCCTGCGGGGGCACTGGTCGTGATCGACGAGGCTGTCACGCTCCGCCGCCAGCTCGCCGAGGCCAACCCCGCCGCCTACCTCCCCGACCTCGCGATGTCCCTGAACAACCAGGCGGCCCGGCGGGCGGCGGTTGGGGACTCTGCGGGGGCACTGGTCGTGATCGACGAGGCTGTCACGCTCCACCGCCAGCTCGCCGACGTCAACCGCTCTGTCTACCTCCCCGACCTCGCGGGCTCCCTGAACAACCAGGCAAACCTGCGGGCGGATGTTGGTGACCTGGCGGGGGCACTGATCGTGATCGACGAGGCGGTCGTCGCATACCGCCAGCTCGCCGAGGCCAACCCCGCCGCCTACCTCCCCAGCCTCGCCACCGCCCTGAACAACCAGGCGGCCCGGCGGGCGGCGGTTGGGGACTCTGCGGGGGCACTGGTCGTGATCGACGAGGCTGTCACGCTCCATCGCCAGCTCGCCGAGGCCAACCCCGCCGCCTACCTCCCCGACCTCGCCGGCTCACTGAACAACCAGTCGAACCGGCGGGCGGCGGTTGGGGACTCTGCGGGGGCACTGGTCGTGATCGACGAGGCTGTCACGATCCGCCGCCGGCTCGCCGAGGCCAACCCCGCCGCCTACCTCCCCAGCCTCGCCACCGCCCTGAACAGCCAGGCGGCCTGGCGGGCGGCGGTTGGGGACTCTGCGGGGGCACTGGTCGTGATCGACGAGGCTGTCACGATCCATCGCCAGCTCGCCGAGGCCAACCCCGCCGCCTACCTCCCCGACCTCGCGACGTCCCTGAACAACCAAGCGGCCCGGCGGGCGGCGGTTGGGGACCCTCCGGGAGCACTCGCCACGATCGACGAGGCTGTCGTCGCGTACCGCCAGCTCGCCGAGGCCAACCCCGCCGCCTACCTCCCCGACCTCGCGACGTCCCTGAACAACCAGTCGAACCGGCGGGCGGCGGTTGGGGACCCTGCGGGGGCACTGGCTGCGATCGACGAGGCTGTCGTCGCGTACCGCCAGCTCGCCGAGGCCAACCGCTCCGTCTACCTCCCCGACCTCGCGACGTCCCTGAACAACCAGTCGAACCGGCGGGCGGCGGTTGGGGACCCTGCGGGGGCACTGATCGTGATCGACGAGGCTGTCACGCTCCACCGCCAGCTCGCCGACGTCAACCGCTCTGTCTACCTTCCCGACCTCGCTGGCTCCCTGAACAACCAGGCAAACCTGCGGGCGGCGGTTGGGGACCCTCCGGGAGCACTCGCCACGATCGACGAGGCTGTCATCGCGTACCGCCAGCTCGCCGAGGCCAACCCCGCTGCTTACCTCCCCGACCTCGCGATGTCCCTGAACAACCAAGCAGTCCATCGGGCGGAGGTCGGGGACCGGACAGGGGCACTGGTCGTGATCGACGAGGCTGTCACGATCCGCCGCCAGCTCGCCGAGGCCAACCCCGCCGCCTACCTCCCCGACCTCGCGACGTCCCTGAACAACCAAGCGAGCCGGCGGGCGGAGGTCGGGGACCGGACAGGGGCACTGGTCGTGATCGACGAGGCTGTCACGATCCGCCGCCAGCTCGCCGAGGCCAACCCCGCCGCCTACCTCCCGGACTTCGCTGCCTCCCTACGATGCATCTCCGACCTGTGCGCAGCTGGCGCCTCCGAAGCCCTGGCGGGACAAAACCTGTGGGAGACGGCCATCACCAAGCTGACCAATCCCCTGGCCCAAGGAGAACTCCGGGGCCATTTCGCCGCCTGCGCGATCAGCCAAGGCGACCACCGCAAGGCCCTGGACCTCCTGCGGCAGGCGGCCGTCGACGTCGAGACCGACCCAGCAGACCAGCCGCCCTACCTCGTCACCCGAGCCCGGACAACGGTCAGAGCCGCTGCACAGCAGCTCCCCGACGCTCCGGCCAACCTGCCCTCCTGGGCGATCAGCCCCCTCCCAGACACCGATATAGATCTGGTCAACGCGTGGCAAGCCGCCACCGACTGGGATCAGCGGGAAGCAGCCATCACCACCTACGGCGCACCGTTCCCACGGCCAACCCTGCCTCAGACCCTCGACATCCTCGACTTCCTCTACCCCGACAGATCTGTCATCGACGAGCTGAGGGCCCTGCTCACCGCCGCCGACGACCAGGGCCTATCCGCCGTACTCGCCGACCAGCGCGCCCAACACGACACCCTCCAGACCGTCAGCACCTGGATCGGCAAAGACACTTGGAACGAGTCCTTCAAGTACCTCGCCGACCACCGCGACCGACTCATCACCAATGAGGTCACGCACCTTCTCGCGCAGTCGGACGAGCCCGTCGCCCGCCAGCACCTGGCGATCCTGCTACTGAGTACCCGACTACAGAACCAGGACGTGTTCACGATCGTCACGGACCCCTCCGCCGCCGCCGACCACGCCCTCGATGCCATCGAAACAGGCCACCTCAACCAACTCGCTTTGCTGCTCCAAGCAAACTCGAACATCGCCCGGCTACCCGGAACAGGGCTGTTCCTCCTCACCGTACTGACACTCGCTACTGGCAACACCGACCAAGCCACAACCCTCGCCAGAGCCGCCGCAGCAACCGCCACCCCGTTACAGTGCCGGGCAAATGCGATCCGGCTCAGAAAACTCCACGAAACGGCCGTTCCCTCTCTGAACGGCGATGCCCTGCAGCGGGTTATCGCCATCCTGGCCGACGACGTTCCCAACCAGCCTCCTGCCCAGGAGAACACCACGGACACGCCGAACCCACGGCGGTAGGTCAAAGCCTGAACCAGCGCGGAGATGTCTCCGCGCTGCGGGCCCGCGTGGAACGCAGGCACACCCTCCGCGGCAGCCACCACGTCGAGATCGCTCTCGTCAAGCCGCTCGCCGGACGCGGCGAGGACGAGGGGCCCGTTGTTAGTCCGTGACCAGGGCGCCGTTGCGTTCGCTGGAGACGATGATCGAGTTGGTCGCTCAGGCATGATCGAGTTGTGCATCGTCGGTGTGTACGACCCGTGGTCCTGGCCGCGGAGTTTGCCAGACGACCGTCTATCGACAGCACCGACCGCTGCGCCAGGCCACCTAGCGCTTGCCGGGCAGGTGTTTCGGTACGGCTCGCTGGCCAGGTAGCGAATCCATTCCCGCTCGTCCAGGCCCCGGCCGGCGCGTTGGCACGCCACCAGGACAGCGGCGTTCCGCAGGTCTTGGAGCACGCTGACGTCCCAGAGCCGTACGGTGCCGTCGCTGCCGCCGGTAGCCAGCAGGCCGTCCGGTCCGAACGCCACCGAGTTGACCCCACCGGTGTGGCCGGTGAGGGGGGTGCCGAGTGGACGGACCGCGGCCGGGTCGCTGAGATCCCAGATCCGCACGGTGCCGTCGCTGCCGCCGGCGGCAAGCAGGCCGTCCGGTCTCCGGATCACCGTGTACGCCTCCCGCGCGGGGTTCAACAGATGGCTTGCTGATCCGGAGTCAGGCCTCCGGCTACCCTGCGCCGCGTGCCGGTTGAGTTCTTAACTGATGAGCAGGCCGAGGGGTACGGGAAGTTCACGGAGGTGCCTACCCGTCCGGAGATGGAGCGGTTCTTCTTCCTGGACGACGTGGACCGGGACCTGATCGCGCTGCGGCGGACGCGGCATCACCAGCTCGGCTTCGCGGTGCAGATGTGCACCGTCCGCTATGTGGGCCGGTTTCTGCTGGACGATCCGTTGGACGTGCCCTCGTCGGTGGTTGAGCACCTGGCCGCTCAGCTGGGGATCGACGATGCGTCGTGCGTGACGCGGTACACCGAGCGCCGGCGGACGGTGTACGACCATGCATGGGAGATCCGGGACGCCTACGGCTACCACCCGTTCGAGGACGCGGAGTGGGGCCGGAAGTTCCGTTCGTTCCTGCATGGGCGGGCGTGGACGCACGCAGAGGGGCCGGTCGCCCTGTTCAACCAGGCGGTGGGCTGGCTGTGACGCCACCGGGTGCTGCTGCCGGGTGTGTCGGTGCTGGCCAAGCAGGTCGCCGCGGTGCGCTCGGTCGCGGACAAGAGGTTGCATACCACGGTGGCGAACGCCGCTCGGCGGGCGGACGACGCCTCCTCGACAAGGCGCTGACGTCACCGGCCTGTCCGGACGATCCAGGACCGCAACGCCAGACTGACCCGCTACGGCGCGGTCACGGCCACCAGCGGGCGACGCTGTCGATCGCGTCGAGCGTGGCGCCAGCGGCGCCGGTCCCGCCGAGGGCGCCGAGGAGCGGCGCCAGATAGCGCAGATGGGTCAGCAGGTGTTCCCGGATGGTGGTGGAGAGGTCCTCCATCACGGATTCGAGGATCTCGAACGCTGCGGCGGGCGCCAGGCCTTCGGTGGCGTCCGCCACCAGGAGCACACCGAACGAACGCCACTCCTCGTTGACCTCGCGGATCGCCAGGGCCAGCCGCAGCGCGCGGGTGATCGCCGCCGTGGCGGCCGGCGGCTCGAGCAGCGGCGCCAACCCCAGGAGGACGCTGACCCGCGTGAGCCGGTCCGGTCCCAGCAGGATGCCGACCCGGGTGCGCCGGGAGTCCGCCTCGGCCGCGGCCGCGGCCTCGGCTTCGGCCTCCCGGACGGCGGTGACCAGAGCTGGGCCGCGCAGCTCGGGCAGCGTGTTCGCGGCATCGAGGAGCAGCCGCGCGCGATAGAGGGGAGCAGGCATGTTCGCCACCGCCCGCACCCCGTCGGTCAGCGCGTCGGTCCGGGCGTCGGAGCTGGCGGGCAGGGCCGCCGCGAGTCGAAGCCGAGCCAGCGCCCGGTAGTAGTCGAGAGTGATCGTTTCGATGGTCGCCCGCGCGTCGGCCGGGTCGAGGCGCGGCGCAAGCGCGCACAGCGCGGCGGAGCGCGGATAGGTGGGCGAGAAGCGATCGTCCTTCGGGATGCGTTCCGCGACGGCGACCGCCCGCGACGCGAGGTCCCCGGACAGGCGGGGAGCGAGGCGAACCAGCGCGGCGCTGACCTCGCGGGGACTCTCCCCGACGAGCCGCTCGCCCGCGGCGATGACCTCCTCGAGAAGATCCTCAGGAAGATGCGGGCCGCAGGCGAGCAGTACCCTGTCGCGTCCGCCCGCGGTGGTCCACTCCACCAGCGAGGCCATCCCGGCCCGCGCGATGGCCGGCATCGATGCGGGCAGCCCCAGGCGGGCACGGCGGTCCCACCACAACATCTGGCCCTCCGACTCGAGCAGGAGCTCGTACTCCTCGCTACGCGGCATCCCGGGCAGCGAGGTGTGGAAGCGCCACCAGGTGCCCAGGTCGCGCAGATCGGACAGCCAGCTCCAGCACCGTTGCCGCGCGGCCTCCGGCAGGTACGGGAACAGACAGCCGAGCGTCTCGGCGACACCGCCGACCGCCTCGGTGAGGTCGGGCGGGGCCAGCCCGCCCGATCGCTCACTCGCGTCCGGCACGGCCGGCGCGCTGTCGAGGGCGACGCGCACGGCGTCGTCGAGGAGGCCGTCCCGCGTCGGCGGAGAGAACCCGAGCGCCGCGGCGCCGAGCAGCAGGGCGGAGTGGGGCCGGGCGCTATGGAGGAAACCGTGCAGCAGGACCGGGATCAGCGGTGGGCAGCGTGCCGCGGACACCCGTGGCAGCGCGTCCCGCGCGGCCACGGCGACTCGGGCCTGCCCGGCGTCGTCCAGCCAGGGAGCGAGCGCGGCCGCGGTGAGGACGCGCCACGGGGCGTCCCCGATGGACATCGCGATGGCCAGCGCCCGCTGGCACCCCCGCGCGTCGAGGCGGGGAGCGAGCGCGGCGAGGGCGCGGGCGCGTTCCTCCTGGGTGCTCAGCTCGTCGACCGCGGCGAGCGCGCCGGGGATAGCGGCGGCTGGCAGATGGGGGGCGAGCGCCGTGAGCACGGCGTCGTAGGCACCGAGACGGGCCGCGCCGAGCTGGGCCGCGACGGTGGTGCTGGTCAGCAGGGGAGCGAGCTCGCGGCCGGCGGCGTCGGCGAGCACCTCCGGCCGTTCGGCGACGAGGGCCTCGGCCAGCTCGCGCCCGTGCGGGGCGGGCAGGTGTGGGGCGAGTGCCGCGACGACGGCGGGCCAGCGCGCCGGTTGCGCCGCGATCTCGGCGTGGACGACGCCCGGCAGGTGGGGCGCGAGCAGCGACAGGGCCGCCTCGGGGCGCGGCGCGGCGGGGCCGAGTTCGAGTGCCCTGCCCAGCAGGCGCTCGCGTTCGGACTCC of the Pseudofrankia saprophytica genome contains:
- a CDS encoding esterase/lipase family protein, with the translated sequence MLAVPGTDPPELVWAAGLRDIGDVLRHPERLSVEERPELRPLGLIRSRKAFGVWTAVRGYEGLLGRLMALDGAVLDDGSRPVPNLDATVVAFGYDFRRSVADAARRLDDEIRQRVRHLWPQDPLQAARVLLVAHSMGGLVARYWAALPGNDQLCRAMLTLGTPHRGAPKALDILANGVAVGPSRIRRPREVLRGWPSVAELMPRYPAIADLRQPSHGSPHRSLERRASAANGRGRGFLRPDEVPMDWLEPLARGAAKVHQAIDACWNDMPRTGPQVTPRIGYGHGTLRGCSWDGEKVRVGRAVGTAGLGAWADDLGDGTVPAISGLPVEMERHSPQDLRVAFRHGAIVDLDEVVPWVESFERRPADLQYYRKPDERPVALCLELDELALAGRALSVAATVRGVDADLSSTAMWVTLRPEAKQGSSADVRLAWDGSGRAFHGELATALPGVYRLQVDAREVPQAGWLRAAEVVEVLDNVDLD
- a CDS encoding ATP-binding protein gives rise to the protein MSTSINWPAWPRTNPAQLARYVVPDVVGRHARVPQRSGEAPLALLRETWRELADRNIGYAYEPDAPQAVDDEQPTAARVDVQVIRPPGEVLVAPGSGTCLDVALLLAAACLTAGLPAAVVLLTSVRRAGGAGHAVVAVAIDGAWPDGTPTSGVWETAPTGFADQVAHSLDGPPRPLVVLDPVGLTRSLGSSPILGTAATLEEAGVAGARYLTGGDWAWQAGIPVARRDDAYRPAALPDVLPLRGIYREPGTAESPLRLLRAEYQVTPFQSRDELTVLADYCDQVAAGDRLGFAVLHGVGGAGKTRLALELAARLRADGWYAGPLLDDLHDPASTSWLATVTAPLAVVVDYADARTTETNALLQTLAARQGPPTVVILTARSTDGGWLQKILGAQTASATPFRIEEFELPDTHPRPGDVYERTAAAMRATDPASPASPIPPLRRPSPGRRWTTLDLVLLGWAAAQGTGPLPTSHDDLYNEILDHERRYWTRAYTRINREREPEPDILDHAAACLTLLTPPPAGAASTLRAVPELDEDSRERRDVARALTTCFDPGPHQKLSLRPDPIGDHHLLIVLRKHPALLTRALPPPADRTGQADAEQQADLQRLLDALVVLTRAGQNDPDAAAAHIETLLRDGPDRWPVVLAAATSLGGPSRTALERLTVADDTPLDLDALSANIPLQPLGLWQLGQLVDDRRLAETPPDDPQRRADLLLLVSHRRVLAGDRLGALAAIDEGVAAYRQLADVNPSVYLPDLAGSLNNQAARRADVGDLAGALVVIDEAVTLRRQLAEANPAAYLPDLAGSLNNQGVWRADVGDLAGALVVIDEAVTLRRQLAEANPAAYLPDLATSLNNQSNRRAAVGDPAGALAAIDEAVVAYRQLGNVNPSVYLPGLATALNNQSNRRANVGNPAGALVVIDEAVTLRRQLAEANPAAYLPDLAMSLNNQAARRAAVGDSAGALVVIDEAVTLHRQLADVNRSVYLPDLAGSLNNQANLRADVGDLAGALIVIDEAVVAYRQLAEANPAAYLPSLATALNNQAARRAAVGDSAGALVVIDEAVTLHRQLAEANPAAYLPDLAGSLNNQSNRRAAVGDSAGALVVIDEAVTIRRRLAEANPAAYLPSLATALNSQAAWRAAVGDSAGALVVIDEAVTIHRQLAEANPAAYLPDLATSLNNQAARRAAVGDPPGALATIDEAVVAYRQLAEANPAAYLPDLATSLNNQSNRRAAVGDPAGALAAIDEAVVAYRQLAEANRSVYLPDLATSLNNQSNRRAAVGDPAGALIVIDEAVTLHRQLADVNRSVYLPDLAGSLNNQANLRAAVGDPPGALATIDEAVIAYRQLAEANPAAYLPDLAMSLNNQAVHRAEVGDRTGALVVIDEAVTIRRQLAEANPAAYLPDLATSLNNQASRRAEVGDRTGALVVIDEAVTIRRQLAEANPAAYLPDFAASLRCISDLCAAGASEALAGQNLWETAITKLTNPLAQGELRGHFAACAISQGDHRKALDLLRQAAVDVETDPADQPPYLVTRARTTVRAAAQQLPDAPANLPSWAISPLPDTDIDLVNAWQAATDWDQREAAITTYGAPFPRPTLPQTLDILDFLYPDRSVIDELRALLTAADDQGLSAVLADQRAQHDTLQTVSTWIGKDTWNESFKYLADHRDRLITNEVTHLLAQSDEPVARQHLAILLLSTRLQNQDVFTIVTDPSAAADHALDAIETGHLNQLALLLQANSNIARLPGTGLFLLTVLTLATGNTDQATTLARAAAATATPLQCRANAIRLRKLHETAVPSLNGDALQRVIAILADDVPNQPPAQENTTDTPNPRR